A genomic stretch from Mya arenaria isolate MELC-2E11 chromosome 10, ASM2691426v1 includes:
- the LOC128205206 gene encoding microfibril-associated glycoprotein 4-like, protein MTYFKMFMNIFYLLAFFSQQWGLTLALNFQCSDVNSMHSNNQEVSSRLRALEEQMLQVQSLLQGGTRPSYTTVQGYPEDCEEIYKNGTRVDGIYAISPDGRCPFFVHCDMTNGGWTVIQRRINGNVNFFRDWDDYVHGFGDVDGEFWLGLQKIHRLTQGGSQIYFGITNYDDTTDFAHYQTFTVHGAATKYRMNVDAYGYQGSINELFTFHDNMVFSTYDRDNDVHATANCCADHGGGGWWWKNCYKLGNVNGIYGKMTSGGLGYWNSKYVPIKGVELKVKAINGTC, encoded by the exons ATGACGtacttcaaaatgtttatgaatattttctatttgttgGCCTTTTTCAGCCAACAATGGGGGTTAACTCTAGCACTGAATTTCCAATGTTCGGATGTTAACAGTATGCACAGCAATAATCAAGAGGTTTCCAGCAGACTGAGGGCACTGGAGGAGCAGATGTTACAGGTTCAGTCTCTCCTTCAAGGTGGAACACGCCCATCGTACACAACAGTTCAGGGATATCCGGAAG ACTGTGAGGAAATCTACAAAAACGGTACGCGGGTTGACGGGATTTACGCCATCTCCCCTGACGGCAGGTGCCCGTTTTTCGTCCACTGTGATATGACGAACGGAGGCTGGACCGTCATTCAG CGTCGAATAAACGGAAACGTCAATTTCTTCCGTGATTGGGATGATTACGTTCACGGCTTCGGTGACGTTGATGGCGAATTTTGGCTCGGTCTTCAGAAGATTCACCGTCTAACGCAAGGCGGCAGCCAGATCTATTTCGGCATTACTAACTATGACGACACGACGGACTTTGCACATTATCAGACATTTACCGTTCATGGAGCAGCCACGAAATACAGAATGAACGTTGACGCTTACGGTTACCAAGGTTCCATCAATGAACTGTTTACCTTTCACGACAACATGGTGTTCTCCACATACGATAGAGATAACGATGTACACGCCACTGCTAACTGTTGTGCGGATCATGGAGGGGGCGGATGGTGGTGGAAAAACTGCTACAAACTTGGCAATGTGAATGGCATTTATGGAAAGATGACGAGTGGAGGACTAGGTTATTGGAATTCGAAATATGTCCCGATTAAAGGAGTTGAACTAAAGGTTAAAGCAATAAATGGAACATGTTAA